The Malaclemys terrapin pileata isolate rMalTer1 chromosome 7, rMalTer1.hap1, whole genome shotgun sequence nucleotide sequence GGCGCAGCGAGCTGAGGCAGCGGGGGAGAGGCTAGGGCTAACCGCCCGGGCCTGGAGCTCAGAGGCCGGGCAGGAAGGTCCTGCGAGCGGATGTGGctcgcgggccatagtttgcccacctctggtctaggtCATTTCCAAGTGAGTCACCAAAGCTGATGGCCTTTCCCTGTCTTATGCAAAATTGGTTAGTGATTTCAGTCCATTTCCTAGTGGACAAAACCAGCAAaattggattgtaaactcttacttaaattgtaagttctttggggcaggggctcactTTTTGTTCCAGGTTTGTATGgtgcctaacacagtggggtcctggttcatgagtGGGGCTCCCATGCAACACAACTAATAGTAATAACAATAAACTGACACCAGTTAGAACTATTGACAGTCTTAGCAGAGGACAAAGGCTGAGTGGTATGGCAGCTGGGTACCATCTTAGCCCCAGAGTTGATCCCTCCAGGTCAAGGTTAGGGCACACTGACAATGTGTTAGCAGAATAGGAGGATGCTTAAACTTCCATTGCTTACAGTGGATATGTGAACAAATAGCTTCTCTTATCACTACCACTAAATCCCACTTAACTATTTAAAAGAACAATGCAGTCCACCCTGGTTATATCTCACCTACAAAAACTGGATTTGACAAGCACGTGCAAGTAAACACTTCGGCATTACTACTATAGTGTTGTTGGCACAAATGCCCAGATAAATTTATTCTTAACAGGAATACTACCTAGTCATCTTGTATTACTATGACATTTGTACAGAAAGAGAAactatagatgtgtgtgtgtgtgtgtctcacagTCACATGGCAAATGAGGTACGATCCAAACATGCTGAAAACTCAGCAGCAAGAAAGATTAGAATTTGATAGTGGGTGATTAACAATATGCATTATAGACCtgatccactgaagtcatggaaagattcacattgacttcaagaggCTTTTGGTCAGGCCCTATACGCTTAATTAAAAAATATCCACAATTTGTCCTATTTCCTTCTCTGTTTATCTTCAGTTGGAGATTCTATTAGAAGAGTTAAAATGCTGCCTCTATGTTTGGCACAGACAAGATTATTGATGGCTGAACCAGCAAGCCAAGCACTGCAGTGGAGACAGACATTCTAAAAATGTCAGATGCATCACTACCATCCATCTGCTGTTTGTCACAAACTCTGAAGGTTCACAGCAAAACGTTTTCAACTTGTGCCTGGTACCATATTATCACTGAACTCTcagttgtgataaaaataaaagaatccaCAAACAACAAAGGGAAATTTGTAGTCAGCATTACTGGAGTGCAGCCACGTACTAACCACCACTCCTTGATCCACACCACCGTTAATATCTTCAGTCCAAAATGTGGTTTGATTTACACTGAtacaacttcactgaagtcagtgggtttcCCTAGTGTAACACAGAGCAGACTGTTGGGTCACATCATTTTTACTACTACTGATAATGGAAGACAGATCTAGGACCTGTTTTCCTTGTATTTCCTTACTAATAAAAATGTAGACCTTATTAACGCCGGGAGACCCAGTGAAGTCTGAGGAAAAGTAGATTAGGCCAGGCCCACACATAGTGCAGAAACTAAATGGTACTGTAATCCAAAGTTGAGTTTGCATTCTACTAGTGGCAAGGGCGGGACAGGGAGAGCCACAGCAAACCCCCAGTGGCCCACAGGGATTGTGACATATATACAGGATCCAGTCCTGGAACTGAATAATCAACTTGACAAACCTTTTGCTCCCCCATTTTCTTCCTGCGGCAGCCTGCCCCATACATGCAAATCAATGAACTTCTAttgaccaaaacaaaacaaaaatagtactAGATGAATCCTTTCCTTATATGGTTCTGGACAACAGCCATTGTCTTTGGCATTCTGAGAAGTGATCAGTCAGTCACATAATGGAGCAGCAGCACTTTTTGGGGTAGTTCTCTGCATACACCCTATTTTCATCTCCATACACATAATAGGAATGCCGTTTCCCTTGCCATTCGTATTCCACTTTAGTCAGAGGAATCAGCTCAATAGTTTGCCtctggaagaaagagagagacagaaaatacaaGGATAATGAAGCTAAATCTATACAATACAGAAGGATTTGTAAGCTCTCttggtggcattttcaaaagcactttatgTAGCACTTTGCATGTTTGAAGACCAGTGTAAACATTAAATAATTAATCCACACCACACCCCTGGGTAAGAAAGCATGATaagtcccattttacaggtgtggaaactgaggcacaaagaggagaCGTGAGCATACCTACCCACAGGCAATCAATGGCAGAGTTGAGATTCTAACCCAAGGAGTTCCTGTCTCCCAGTACTATGTTCTATCTCGCTGGCAGTTCTCTTATGCTCACTTCTAATAATAttgcatttttctttattattacactcgcccctgccccctccccattctaAATCAATTTAAAGATGTTTAAAGGTCTTGGTATGCAGGCACTTAAGAAAATCCAATCCCTTTAATGTTAATAGTCATTATCCACCTAATGGAAAGTCTTTTGCTCTGGTGCTTGAAGAATTGTTTCAAATGGTCCAATAAAAAAGGGCACAGTGAGACTTGTACAAATGCTAAGCTGCTACAGTCTGACGTCCACAAACTAGTTGCTTTGCCTCCTCTTATTAGATGTGGGCTGCAGTGCACTCACCTGTCTCAGTACACGAGATGTGGATGCAAACTGAGTGTGATGTTGCACAAGAGCATTTTGGGAAGCCTGACTTATGGAAGGATCAGGAAAATTCACAACAGGATAAACCTGGAGAAATGGAAAACATTTAAGACACACAAATAGGAAGGAGATCACAATTATTTCCAAATATCAGGCCCATCTCAGTCCTGAGGTCTCTTGGGACTTGTCTCCACAGGGACAAATTAAtctaaattaactaaaggtgggAATTTTAAGTGGATAATGTTAAACTTTATTAAACCTCTGAGTGGACACCataattcagaattaaagtggctgtAATtcggtttagtttaattcacttccagagtgaattaaggccacttcaaTTCTGAATTACGATGCATTCAGACAGggctttaatgcagtttaactaatccatttAAAATTCACACCAATAgtcaattcagattaattttcctgagtgtcgcAGTGGAGACAAACCctcactcacatgagtaatctttATTCACAGCAGTGGATCagatcaatggagctatgccagtttacatcaaCGAGGATCTGGccagtgaggtcaatggaatTGCTTGCATAAAGAAAAGCAACTCACATGAGTACGGTTTTGTAGGCACCCCTACAGTTTTGTAGGACATTTTGTGCCAGttgtaaagaaaacaaaagcatttttccCTAGTatctttttcagcagtcttcACTGCTACTAGGTATCAGCTAATTGTGTTGCACTTGCTAAAAACTAAGGGCCTGTCCGAGCTAGGCTTCAAAAGGGGGTTAGTCACACTAGTGCAAGCCATGTCTTACACCATCTACACTGGGACAAAAACTATACACAAACCCTATGGGCTAAATCTTGAAAAGCAATATGCTCTGGATTTCCAGGGTAGTCACCTAATTGCACTTGATTGTGGATTCCTTGGCAGGATCTACAAGAATCAGTGCAATCAACTCCAAATATACCCTGCAGGAAATCAATATGTATCATCCATTTTGTAGCTCCTCCAAAAGTGAGTGGTTAAGAAGGACTTGGAGTGTGTTATGAAATACCAAGCCACCCCAAACACGAGtgctgctattattattatttgtattatggcagcacctagaagccccagacATGGGTTCAAACACAGAACCAGTCTGAGATTAACAAACTATGATAGGTACTATGCAGGGATGCCTGGTCCCTGGAGAACCTCTAGAGGATTAGCCACCAGGAAAATCAGAAGACATTGCATTTATATTTGCTATTTAAAAGCTCCTGCAAATATGTAACCATGAGAGGAACAAAGCTACAAAATTTAGATCTGGATTTCCAACATCACAAAGCCGGATGCTGTTTAGGTCTGGGTTTTTTCTTTGGGACCATCTCTAATGTAAACTGCATGtaactaaatatattttaaatttatttttttgcgtGTGAGCACTGGGAATTTATGTGAGCCCAGTGACCATAAACCCATACACTGCTAGCCCAACAGATATATGACCGACAGGCCAAATGCAGGGAAAGTGCAGCTTTCAATCCACAGATGTAGACATGGGACGACATTATCTGCTAGTGTTAATTAGCACAGCTTAAATGGAACTGCACCAGTTTATGCCAACAGAAGATTTGGCCCATTTTTGTGGGAAATATAATGAGATCCATGTTGCAGGGATTTACAGGACTTTGCCCTGGTCTGAATAGTAAAAGACGTTGAACATCTctcactcccactgacttcatttgggATTTACGGTGAGCAGCACCTCTGGTCATCAAGCCAAAGAGGTGAAttgatacacacacaaaatatcccAAACCAGCAATTGGCCCTGAGTCTTTTCAATaacttttttactaaaaaaggAAAATCCTACTGTAGATGACATTTGAGAATTAACTAATTTAGTTATATTAGTAACCAGAAAAACAGAGCGCTGTGTTCTCAAacgtctttttcttcttttgatacTTTAAATTCTTAGTAAACTCAACCTCAGGCTACATGAGTTGTTCTGTTTCCAGACCTGTCATTTTGCTATTTCAAGAGGTGATAGAGTCTAGAGTTTCATTACCATGGACTGTTCATCAACAAACATCTTCTGCCCAGTGACCTCCTTGAAGAGATCAGCAGGAAACCCAGATCTCTGGTCCGCCACGTATTCAAAAATGTTGTTCTTCCTACAAGAACAGGAACACAAATATTGCCACCTATTGTATCTCCCCTTACTCAAATGGATTTTAGAGGGCCCCTTCTTTATGTGTTTCTTGTGCTACAAAAACATAAAACTCCACAAGGCAGAGTTGTTAAATAAGTTCTCCAATCTGTACTGAGGTTCCTGGTGGTAGAGCTTTAAACATAACACATGGTATTCTTTGTACTTTTCTAATGATAATATGGAGGCATGCTATGCTAAAATGCAAACTTTGAGACTTTGGCATTCAAATTCCAGTTGTAATGGATCCAACTGAAATGCTGAGATGGtttatttatatttgttcttTTGGAACAATCCTCTTACAAAGCCCATCAagtgatattaaaataaaatgcctttaaaaattacaaatattaaaataacaaTGGCTGAACATTTTTAAGTCAGTGACTGGGCCAACAGAGGACAACAGGGGTTTTATTCAGACCAATGTAAAACAATCTGGGAATTCTAACCCAATCTGGAGCCTGAAAAGTCAAAGAAGATACTGCACTACAGTAGATTAGCAAGGGGACAGGATACAAAGCAAGAGGTAAAACTGCTGTTCTGCAAGGCACATGTTAGACCACCCCTTCTGGTACTCCATGTACTACCCTGGTCATTGAATCAGGGAAGGACATTTTTTCTCCTTCATATGAAACGCAGTGTAGAACAACAAGGATCTCATTAATTAAATAAGCAGGGAATAACTCTCCTATTCTCTACTGTGGCTCCTCCCTAAATAGTCATCAATGATTAAACAGCCAGTGATGTGATACTGAGTCCAGTCCTAATCTATGTTTCTTTGTTGCTGGCACAACATCAGAGAGATGAGCTCCTGACATAGCCCATAGCTTTGATCCTATCTTAGTAAAGGGCCACAACTAAGCTTTCAACTTCACTGTTTATTGTAAATTTTCATGAAGCTTGTCTCCTCCAACATCCTTCTTAAGATGCTGCTCTCTTTTGGAGCTTTCTGGTAAATTTCAACAGACTTTTTGAAATGATAATTAGCTGGTATGGATTTGTGTACAGCCCAACTTTGTGAAGCTGGTAATGTTCTTGAAATCCTAACTGCCCCCTTCCTGGGGGAAAGCAGCACTTCACAATCCAGCCTGTCAGAACATTGCCAATTTAACCCTGTATGTACCACGGTGAGGATGAAGGCGCTTCTCTATAATTATTTAAAGTTTTTTAGACTTGCCATTTGACTTGAAGCTCAATGTAGTACAGCAACTGTCCTTTTCCTGCACACGTTATGCAGGTTTTGTGGCCTGAACCAGAACAACTGTTGCATCTGTAGACAAAAAATGATAATTACAATGGATGGTGAGAAACTATTACCACAGTGATTTCGGATAcatacactgtgtgtgtgcacgcacatcaCTTCATTTGGCATCACATTGGAGATCCAGTCCAGCTGATGCTTACTATTTGCCATCATGTCTACTACCAGGAGTTGTCTCACTGAAGAACATGACTTCAATAAATTCACTGACCCATTGACTCCTGGTAGTAAATACTTTACCTGTTAGTAAGTATTTATAGTATTGAGTCCTAATCCGGTATTTTATATGTATGGGTAAGCCATGGAGTCTACTCTCTGTTTCCAGTCACAAGTTTATTCACACTtagcatgattctatgagtgtTTCCAGCAGCAACTAGACAGCTTCACTGCAATGTCTTAGGTAGCTGATGCCACCAAAGCACTGGGGAAACATTGTTCTCCAAGCACAAGGTTCAGTTTCAAGTACACAGTGGTTCTGCCATTGAGGCCCTGCCACCCGCACAGAAAAATGAGATGGTATAATCTCAGTAAAACAGACTGACACTATTCGCAGCTGTGAattttgaagaagagctcttccAGAGCTAGGCTGCAGTTGGGTTGAACTCTCCAACTACCCTCCTGCCTTGGAAAGAATTGCTTGCCCAGTAACTCATGGCTTCCTAGGGAAGCCATCGAAGGCAGTAAATCTTCACAAACAGACAAGGGGTGTCAACACGAGACTTGCAGGCAGGAAGTAACCAGTGGAGGGAAACTCCGTGCTATGCAAAGAAATGGAGAGGAGCTTACTCATAGGTGGAAAGGAAGCTGGATGGAACTCTACAGGTCTAGTTTTGAAGAGTGCACTAAAAAACTCcgggccagccccggccccagatTGAATAATACATTTTGCTCATTCCAGCAGGAGTTTCAACAGCAACAGCTGGACTTCATTGATTATCCTGGGCAGTCACAACCCAGCACTGAGGGCATTTTCACAAACCAATTAATACTTGTACAGCTACGTTGGCTAGCTGAGCCCACCTAAGAATCTGACCTTGAACTGTCCCTGAATGTAGCATTATTCCACCCTTGCTGCCAACGAGCCACAGTTTTGAGGCTGATGCTAATTAAAATATGGACTTGTCAGGTTGGCTTCTCCTTGAGTGTTGACTCACCTGCTCCGTCCAGAACCTCTGCAGTGTGTGCACCTGTCCTTACTCAGTTGATTCCCAGACCCATGACAAATCCAGCACTGTACCTGCATTAATTAGATGGAAAACTCAGAGGTATATATACTTTGCCAGAGCACTTTGCTGGTGTTGCAACCTTCATTTCCTCACATGGAAAACAGATTACAAGTTTAATAGACTCATAGATCTTTAAGTCCAGAAGGGGTCATTAGATCTTCTAAGCCAGGGGTAggaaacctatggcacgcgtgccgaaggtggcacgcgagctgattttcagtggcactcacactgcccgggtcctggccaccggtccggggggctcttcattttaatttaattttaaatgaagcttcttaaacattttaaaaaccttatttactttacatacaacaatagtttagttatatagagAGACTTATAGaatgagaccttctaaaaacgttaacatgtattactggcacgcaaaaccttaaattagagtgaataaatgaagactcggcacaccacttctgaaaggttgccaactcctATTCTaatctgtataacacaggccatagaatttcactgttacccctgtattgagtccTGTAATGTGTTTGACCAAAGCACTCCTAATAAACATAAATTAATCTTTAAGGGCCCTACTCCACAAACCTCCATTGCACTCAGCACTTTACTACACAAGTTAGTCCCATGAACTGCTTGAGAGATGCTTAGATCTGTGAGCTCTTTGTGACAGaaactgtccttttgttctgtgtttgtacagtgcctagcaccatagGGTCCTGGTCCACGACAGAGACTCCTAGGcactacgataatacaaataataaataacaataaatgcTGTAAAACAGAGCACAATACAATTGTGAACTCTTCACAGCCAACCTCACTCCCCTTCTAACTGCCCAAAGCTATTTGATTTCAGCATCTTTGCCTGGTTCTTATTTCAACACCTTTCCCCAGAACGAATTCAGTCCTAAGCAAAGAATCCCCTTAGACATGGCTACTCACCTTTCCTCTTCCATGACACTTTGTGCAGCGAATTGTACCTGAACATCGACAATTGTGGCAGCCCTTAAATcaaaagagaaattttaaaagaaGCCAGTGGTTTGACATTTCTTTAATTTAGCGCTTTATGTTACTATCTGAATGCCTCTTGgtacctccccccccaccaaaaaaaaaagacaatgggaatttttttttcttcttttgtggaAACATTCTAGAGAAACCTCATTCTTTGCACTTTTATAAGGCCTTTCATTCAAAGTTCTTAAAGAGTTCTACAGCTACCTACAGCCAAATTACAACCATCCTTCTACAGGTGGAATTGGGAGAGAAGTCATTAAGTAACAGTGTGTCTTTTGTTTTGCAAAGTAGCTGTCCCCAAAGTCCATCCAATCACGTGAGAGAGTGATTTTGAATGACAGCCCATGTATGCGCTTCTATAATTTGTTTGAAGTAAGGCTAAAACACTCAGCCCATGTTGAATTTTAGGAGGGGAAACTGTCACCAGTGATAACACTGGTTCAACTACACCCTGTGGTAGCACTAGTGAGAGCCTTAATGTAGACAAAAATTCATGCTAAACCAGTATTAGCACAGGTGGTAGAAAAGCAAGAAGGGAACAGTCTATGTGAGAGCATGAATGCTCAGTCTGTATGCTGGAGGTCTCTTCGGGCAGGGCTACATCTGTGAGTTACAAGCTGTTCTTCGCTTACAAATTCTAATTTCCCTTCCAAAGAAAATACCCACACAAATAAATTAAACTAGGATACCATGTCCTGTGACTCTCTCAGTTCATTTCTTTCCCTATAAGGAGATAACTGGAATTCAAACATTCCTGACTACAATGAAGCACTTATTGATTATTGTaacagataggtaaactgaggcacagagcggaaCTTGCCCAAAGTGAgactgtgtcagagctgggactagCACCATATCACAGCATATATTAGACTCCTATTCAGTTTGCTCTTGGTCTTTCTTCATGGCTGTGTATTGCCCATTTTCCCCCCTCTCACTCCTCCCCACCTTTAAGAAGTAAGGTTTAATGATGGAAGAGGTCAGATATTTAAAGTGAGATAACTCTCTCAAAATTCCTTTCTTAttacagaaggaaaagaaaaacatctaTTAAATCACACCCTATTAAAATGTCCCAAAGTATCTCTTTTCCTGGACTGTAGCACTGCTTTCCCAAAAGACAGGGCTTTTTCTCACAAAATACCAGTGAttttacaaaacacaaaaaacGGCTCAAGGGAAGCAGAAAGTGATGCTTCCATATTTGGATAacaattttaaatagaaataaaaacgTTAAAAAACAAATAACGCTCTTGCTTCTAATTAAATAATTTGGGATTTTGATAGAACTAATTCATCTTGATATAAAAAAGCTCTTAAACCTGCCACATACCTTTAACAAATGTATACAGTCCTGTAGGTTCAATCTGTCTCTCTCTGAAATAATACCtcactcttatatagcactttccccTCATAGATCTAagaacactttacaaaggtggtaaGTATCAGCTATGGTTATATTAGCTTTTACACTCCATATATACTCACATTGGGCTTGATTCATGATTGTCCTAAGAACCCTAAATGGGCCATGGGGTATCTCCTGGTGTAGGAGTAACCTGCAGATGGTGGAATACTCACATAACTGGCTCTATGTGTCTTCCCCTCCACTCCGCACTGAAGCCCTCACTGCAGAGTGCGCATCAGGGGGATTCTTTGAGAAGTGAAAGTGGCTACAgtgttcccctgccccagctaTCATAATAGCCCATTAGGGAAGCAGGTTTACACAGCTCAGTTCAAATTAGGGCCGCCCTGAGGCTGAGGATGTCCCCAGCTGGTCAAAGACAGAGGAGCAAAAACTCCGGCaaaagaagtataaaaatataattcggaaggccaaaaaagaaccTGAAGAACAGCTAGACAGATACTCAAAAAGtattagcaaaaaaaaatttaaatacatcagaagcaggaagcctgctaaacaaccagtggggccactagacaatcgagatgctaaaggagcactcagggatgATAAGGCagttgcagagaaactaaatgaattctttgcatcggtcttcatggttgaggtGACAAATTTTTAGGaactttttaggtgacaaatctgaggaactgtcccagacagaggtgtcattagaggaggttttggaacaaattgataaactaaacagtaataagtcatcatgaccagatggtattcacccaagaattctgaaggaactcaaatgtgaaatttcaggacTACTagctgtagtctgtaacctatcatttaaatcagcttctgaaccaaataatatatggagatatacctacctcatagaactgaaagggatcctgaagggtcattgagtccagtccccagactttactagcaggaccaagtactgattttgccccagatccctaagtggccccttcaagaattgaactcataaccaTGGATTTAgccggccaatgctcaaaccactgagctatccctccctgaaggatagctaatgtgacgccaattattaaaaaaggctccagaggtgacccaggtacttacaggccaataagcctgaATTCAGTACTAGcgaaactggttgaaactatagtaaagaacaaaattgtcagatacatagattaatataatttgttggggaagagtcaacatggtttttgtaaaaggaaatcatgcctcaccaatctactagaattctttgagtgggtcaacaggcatgtggacaagggggatccagtggatatagtgtatttggattttcataaagactttgacaaggtccctcaccaaaggctcttaagcaaagtaaacagtcatgggatgagagggaaggtcctctcatggattggtaactggttaaaagataggaaacaaagggttggaataaatggtcatgtttcagaagggagagaggggtaaatagtggtgtcccccaggggtctgtattgggaccagtcctactcaacgtattcataaatgatctggagctCCCGGTCTCAGCCCCTGGTTCCCATCCCTCAGCTGCagtcccagccagggccggctccaggcaccagcttctcaagcaggtgcttggggcgaccgctccggagaggggcggcagatccaggtattcggcggcaattcggcggacggtcccttactccgcctgggagtgaaggaccttctgccgaattgtgctgcagatcgcgatcgcggcttttttgttttgttttgttttgttttggctgcttggggcggccaaaaccctggagctggccctggccccagccttgTCTCCTGGCTTTTGGCCCAGCCACAACTCTGGCCACAGCATCAGCCCCGGCCCCAACTGTGGCCACGCTCCCGACCCTGCTCCCAACCgtggcttgggggtggggacacAGCAGGGGTTAGGAAGGGCACACGGTGAAAAGTTTGAGTACCACCGCATTATAAGTTTGCTCTTGcaccaccaaagtcaatggcaaaatactCCCACTGACTTGAGTGGTGCACGAATGGGACCCAAGTTCATATGTGTGTAGATTGCAGGGGGAAATGAAACATATTAGGTCTAATCTTCTATTCAAATCAGAGTCAACAGAAAGAGCGGATGCTCCATGTCTCTGCAGATAAGGTCTGTCTTTCTAGATAGTATTTAAATGTGGGCTCAGAGTAGAAAGTTTTGCAAACTGAAtctcagcacctagcacactgcaGCTTTAGCGAGCATACAGCACTTTGTGAGCACCGTTCAAATTTTACACCAGCTCATTAGGAAGACAAAATGCATATTAACTCACTTTGTTTTGCTGTTGTAGCTGCTGAAGATAGATACCCACCAACAGCCAGTGTCATTAAAATACAAATGGCCCCGTATCAAATCACAAAAATGACCTCCATCATAAAACATGAATAAGTGTCCATATGTTTCCCACTACAGGGCCAAATCCCGAGTGGGGCTCTATGTCTGCAAGGAGCATTAACATCGGTGGAGACAGGATAGCAGCAcccctcaggatttggcccacagctATTTAAAGCTGGGGGGGAAATATTCATTGTTTCAACATTCAGAGTATTGCCTAACAGTTTAAAGTGCCTCTTGCTAATAAAGCAGACCCTGGTTTTATAGAGCAGCTCTCCTGTCACACGCATAGTCCCCTAAATGGGGCTAACTGCTGGCCCAATGGCTGTGCACTCAGAAACAGCTGTCACTCCTCCTTGGGTGATAGAAGCTTGATCTTGCAACTCTTACTaagctttactcatgtgagtaattctTACCCATGCTAGTATTCCCATTGACGTCACTGGGTAAGTGGGGATTAATCACGTgaataagggttgcaggatcagagcctagaACCCATTTTGTTGAGCAACAGCACATAGCTTGGGATAGCTGCTTTCACGTCTCTCTCTTGGAGGATGGCGTTTTCCAAATCACTTAGCACCGGcctcactctgctcccattgaacggCTCTGTTAAAaaccccattggcttcagtgagaatACAGCTAGGCCAACACagtgcttttgtaaatcccaccgTTTCCTTGTGAGAATATCGACAATTTAACGTCCACCTGTAAAATCAGCAGCCATGAGCTGAG carries:
- the LOC128839964 gene encoding protein SSUH2 homolog; the protein is MAAEGQAIRVSSQSYGAVDQMSHASAEGYFGAIVPDDITSGEEPSAPPAYPMDDVSGYEGTALGDGGGKGLPPPSDLVTDRGGGPPPAQTEWNIPAVSEDAAKEAFIQYAASKCCYSSAPAKEMVFRTLQPFNTYRYRLETFTESRSSDWKTTPYKGEFVDSFLLGPAPLPWTIQVEVPTIFTDHITRVKVPHTSSLKGCHNCRCSGTIRCTKCHGRGKVQCWICHGSGNQLSKDRCTHCRGSGRSRCNSCSGSGHKTCITCAGKGQLLYYIELQVKWKNNIFEYVADQRSGFPADLFKEVTGQKMFVDEQSMVYPVVNFPDPSISQASQNALVQHHTQFASTSRVLRQRQTIELIPLTKVEYEWQGKRHSYYVYGDENRVYAENYPKKCCCSIM